The genomic interval GCAAGGAGCACATCCGGCTCCGCTTTCCTGGCGCCCGGGAGGTCGCGGTCTCCAGCACCGCCGAGGCGGTGCGCCAGATCGCCATGGGCGAGCGCGCCCGAGCGGTGGCCATCGGCAGCCGGCGCGCCGCGGCTTTGTACGGGCTGTCGGTGTGGCCGGAGCCCTTCGAAGATCGGCCGGGGAACGTGACGCGGTTCGCGCTCGTCGGATCGCCTGAGGTTGCGTTTGCAAAACCCTCATGGAGCTTGACGGATTGGACCGCTTCCCTGTGTCTGCGGGGCGTGCCGCATCGGCCTGGGGGACTGGCACTCGCCCTCCACACGTTTGCGGCGGCCAATCTCAACCTCACTCGCCTCGAGTCGCGCCCGGTGGGCGACACCATCGGAAACTACGTGTATTACCTGGATGCCTCCGTCCGGCCGTACGCGGACCGCGGCGAGCGGGTGCTCTCTGTGGTTCGCGATCTCTTGGCACTGCAGGGCGTCGAGATTCTCGCGCTCGGCGTCTATCCGGTCTACAGCCCGGCGGGATGACGAAGCGGCGCCAGGTCACGCCTGGCGCCGCTTCAGCTTTTCTCGCTCGCTTTTGTTGAGGATTTTCTTCCGAAGCCGAATGGACTGGGGCGTGACCTCGCACAGCTCGTCGTCCTCAATGTAGGTGATGGCCTCTTCGAGGGACAAAAGGCGCGGCGCCTTCAGCTTCACCGTCTCCTCTTTCGTGGAGGATCGGATGTTCGTCTGATGCTTTTCTTTGGTGACGTTCACGACGAGGTCGTTCTCGCGATTGTGCTCGCCGACAATCATGCCTTCGTACACCGGCGTGCCGGGCGTGATGAACATCACCCCGCGGTCCTCGAGGTTGCTGATGGCGTACGCCGTCGCGAGCCCCGTCTCGCTCGCCACGAGCACGCCCTGCCGACGCGCCTGGATGGGTCCCCGCCACGGCGCGTACGCCTGAAAGCGGTGATGCATGATCCCGTAACCGCGGGTCATCGTAAGGAAGAGGGAGCGAAACCCGATGAGTCCTCGGGTTGGCACCTGGAAGACGAGCCTGACCATGCCGCCTTGGCCGACCGGGTGCATGGCCACGAGCTCGCCCTTTCGCAGCCCGACTTCCGCAATCACGCTGCCGGACGCATCCTCGGGCACGTCGGCGACGAGCTCTTCGATGGGTTCGAGGCGCTCGCCCGCCTCTTCGCGCACGATCACGCGCGGCTTCGATACCGCGAGCTCGTAGCCCTCCCGTCGCAGCGTCTCGATGAGGATGGAGAGGTGGAGTTCGCCGCGGCTCTTGACGAGGAACGCATCGGCGTCGTCGGTGTCCTCGACCTGAAGGCTGACGTCCGACTCCATCGCCAGGTGCAGGCGATCGCGCAGCTTTCGGCTCGTCACGTGCTGCCCTTCGCGGCCCGCAAACGGGCTGTCGTTGACGTGGAACGTCATCTCGAGCGTCGGCTGGTCAATCTCGATGACCGGGAGCGCCTCGGGTCGATCCGGCGACGCGAGCGTGTCGCCGACGGTGATGTCCGCAAGGCCGGCAATGGCGACGATGTCACCCGCGGATGCGGATTCGACCTCCATGCGCCTCAGGCCCTGGTACACAAACAGCTTCTGCACGCGCCCCTCGAGGGCGCCTTCCGCCTCGCGCAGGCGCACCACGGCCTGCCCTTGGCGGACCTCGCCTCGATGGACGCGCCCGATGCCGATGCGCCCGAGGTATTCGTCGTAGTCGATGATGGTGGCCTGCCACTGGAAGGGACCTTCCGCGTCGACGCGCGGGCTCGGGATGTGGGCGACAATCGCGTCGAACAACGGCCGCATATCGTTGCCGAGGTCGTTCGGATCCGTCGACGCGCGGCCTTCGAGCGCCGACGCGTAAATCACCGGAAAGTCGAGCTGCTCGTCGGACGCGCCGAGGTCGATGAACAGCTCGAGCACCTCGTCGATCACGTCCGCGGGCCGCGCGTTGGGCCGATCCATCTTGTTGATGACCACAATCGGGACGAGATCGGCGGACAGCGCCTTATCCAGGACGAAGCGCGTCTGCGGCATGACGCCTTCGAAGGCGTCTACCACGAGAAGCACGCCGTCCACCATGCGGAGGATGCGCTCGACCTCGCCGCCGAAGTCGGCGTGACCGGGCGTATCCACGATGTTGATGCGGTACGACTCGTACGGGATGGCCGTCGCCTTCGCGAGAATCGTGATCCCTCGTTCGCGCTCGAGGTCGTTGTAGTCGAGCGCCCGCTCCGCGATGTGCTGGTTGTCGCGGAAGAGGCCGGATTGGCGAAGCATTTGATCGACAAGACTGGTCTTGCCGTGATCGACGTGAGCGACGATCGCGACGTTTCGCAATCGATCGGGCGTAATGGTACGCATGACGTCCTCCTTTGCGCGGTTGCGGTAATCACGATAACACGTCGCTCGGCGCAAGACAACGAAGGGAGGCGCCTCACGTTGCGAAATCCAGACGGCAGTGATATACTGGCTGCGTCAGGCTTCGTATACCGTGTGCGGACAAGAGTGGGGCCCCCCCACTCTTTGATTTATGCTCGGCACTTTTTGGCGTACGCGAGGCGAGGAATGGAGACACAAGCGGCATGTGGGAGGATGACGCGTGACGAGAGATCGCGTGACCGAGATTGTTGAACGCTTGGTGCTGCCCATCGTGGAGCGGGAAGCGGTCGAACTGGTGGACATCGAGTACACGAAGGAAGGGAAGAACTGGTATCTGCGCGTGTACATCGACAAGCCGGGCGGCGTCGACATCGACGACTGCAGCCGCGTGAGCGAGCAGCTGT from Alicyclobacillus acidocaldarius subsp. acidocaldarius DSM 446 carries:
- the typA gene encoding translational GTPase TypA translates to MRTITPDRLRNVAIVAHVDHGKTSLVDQMLRQSGLFRDNQHIAERALDYNDLERERGITILAKATAIPYESYRINIVDTPGHADFGGEVERILRMVDGVLLVVDAFEGVMPQTRFVLDKALSADLVPIVVINKMDRPNARPADVIDEVLELFIDLGASDEQLDFPVIYASALEGRASTDPNDLGNDMRPLFDAIVAHIPSPRVDAEGPFQWQATIIDYDEYLGRIGIGRVHRGEVRQGQAVVRLREAEGALEGRVQKLFVYQGLRRMEVESASAGDIVAIAGLADITVGDTLASPDRPEALPVIEIDQPTLEMTFHVNDSPFAGREGQHVTSRKLRDRLHLAMESDVSLQVEDTDDADAFLVKSRGELHLSILIETLRREGYELAVSKPRVIVREEAGERLEPIEELVADVPEDASGSVIAEVGLRKGELVAMHPVGQGGMVRLVFQVPTRGLIGFRSLFLTMTRGYGIMHHRFQAYAPWRGPIQARRQGVLVASETGLATAYAISNLEDRGVMFITPGTPVYEGMIVGEHNRENDLVVNVTKEKHQTNIRSSTKEETVKLKAPRLLSLEEAITYIEDDELCEVTPQSIRLRKKILNKSEREKLKRRQA
- a CDS encoding prephenate dehydratase; amino-acid sequence: MSAWELMYLGPEGTHSHEAADRIASALLAGEPVKQVAMQSFDEIFEAPKSAQRLACVPIENSIQGSVWQVWDALTREHREEGARQILAAVTLPIHQYAIYREGLDLAQVDEVVSHPQALAQCKEHIRLRFPGAREVAVSSTAEAVRQIAMGERARAVAIGSRRAAALYGLSVWPEPFEDRPGNVTRFALVGSPEVAFAKPSWSLTDWTASLCLRGVPHRPGGLALALHTFAAANLNLTRLESRPVGDTIGNYVYYLDASVRPYADRGERVLSVVRDLLALQGVEILALGVYPVYSPAG